TAGCAACGGTGAGGAGTATTTTTTGTTGGAGCACGGTGGCGTTCTGTTCCATCCGCAGATCGATCATCATGGCGTCGTGTCCGTTAGAGAGAGTTTCGTCCTTCCGATCGAGTTCTTCGATGGTTCCACCGTCCTCTTCGATCGACTCTTTGTATCCTTCTATAAACACCGGAACGATGTCCGAAACCGTGAGCGACGATGGAACGTCCTCCATCACCTCCACGACCAAGGCACCCACGTTCGAACCGATCGTCACGGCGGTCGGATCCGTAGCGTCGACTACCCATCCCATCGGATACTCAATGGTGTATGCATAGCGGTCGTTGGTGTACGTCTCGCGGGTCGAAAAATCGGGGGCCGTCTCGCCCTCTGTGACCGTGCCAGTCGGCCACGTGTCTGCGGCCGAGGGAGGTGTCGCTGTGGCCGTCGGAACCGGGGTGTTGGAAGCCGTGGTACGCGCCGTTTCGGTGACCGTTGTCGTGGGAGAGCGGGTCGCCGTGTCGTTCCCGTCGATATCAAAATACGTGCCACATCCGGCGAGAGAGGAGAGTCCTGCCGTAAGTCCTACCAGGACGCGCCGTCTGTTCATATTTTCAACATGGCTGTTGACGTTATGACATTACCGATGTAGGATCGTATATCATTCAGGTCGCCGACCGAGACCATCGTCTCCCGTGTCCGGATGACTTTCGTCTACAGGCAACGACAACACGTAAGAGCCTCCATCGGTAACTTCCGGACATCCAACCATGGCCACGGACGTCAAGCCGACCAGAAAGAACCTCATGGCGATCGAGGACCGCATCGAACTGTCCGAACGCGGTCACGACACGCTCGAACAGAAACGCGATGGGCTCATCATGGAGTTCATGGACATCCTCGATCAGGCCCAAGACGTGCGCTCGGATCTCAACACCGCCTACGACGACGCTCAGCGCAAAATCAACATGGCGCGGGCGATGGACGGCGATATCGCGGTGCGTGGGGCTGCGGCGGCGTTGAAAGAGTATCCCGAGATCACCACCCAATCGAAGAACATCATGGGTGTGGTGGTGCCACAGATCGAGTCCTCGAAAGTCAAAAAATCGCTCGACGAACGCGGCTACGGCGTCGTCGGCACCAGCGCTCGGATCGACGAGGCCGCCGAAGCGTACGAGGATCTCCTAGAACAGATCATTCTCGCCGCAGAAGTCGAAACCGCGATGAAAAAGATGCTCGAAGAGATCGAAACGACCAAGCGCCGGGTCAATGCCCTCGAATTCAAGCTCCTTCCGGATCTGTACGAAAGCCAGGAGTACATCGAGCAGAAGCTCGAAGAACAGGAACGTGAGGAGATTTTCCGGCTGAAGAAGATCAAAAACAAAAAGGAAGCGGAAGAAGCGGAGGCAGCTAACGACCAGTCTACCGACGACAGAGAGGAACACGAGACTGCTCCACCGACCGCCTGAAATCCCCCTCGTGTTCGGCTGTCCACATCGAGTATAACGCTTTTTCAAAGCGGTCGTCCAACGCTGTGTATGTCCTGTCCCGATTGCGATGCACCCCTCGTTTCGTTCGTTGTCCCATCCGAACTTCGTGAATACGCCCCAACCACGATGGAGACGCTCGCTATCTGCACTCGATGTCTCACCTTACATCCACCCACAGCGTCGTCCACAGCCACCGAAGAAGCGTCCGATTTCAGCCGCATCAGCAATGCGTTTCCGACGGGGGAGGCCGCGGTCCCGATGGCTCTCGCGCTCGGACTTTTGGAGTCGCTGGCACTCAATCGCTCGGAGATCGAACATCTGATCGAGCGGGTAGAACGAGCAGGAGCCGATCCGTTGTCGTTCCTCGGCGAACTCGATCGACAGGGAAGTGTCGATCCAGAGTGGGATATTGACCGCCGTCGCCACCAACTGGAGCAGTTCTTGGGGGGGTGAACTCTTATATTCGAAACCGGATCCACGGCCGGTGTGTTCGTGACACTGCCCGATCTGCTCCGGTTGCTCGTCGTTCCCTGTATCGCTTGGACGGGGTATCACGATATCCAGACCCGTCGGATTCCGAACTGGATCTGGCTGCCGCTCACCGTTGGTGGTGTCGTTGCCCTCCTCATTGACACGTCGGTCGTCGCTGGCCCCGTT
The sequence above is drawn from the Halocatena salina genome and encodes:
- a CDS encoding V-type ATP synthase subunit D; this encodes MATDVKPTRKNLMAIEDRIELSERGHDTLEQKRDGLIMEFMDILDQAQDVRSDLNTAYDDAQRKINMARAMDGDIAVRGAAAALKEYPEITTQSKNIMGVVVPQIESSKVKKSLDERGYGVVGTSARIDEAAEAYEDLLEQIILAAEVETAMKKMLEEIETTKRRVNALEFKLLPDLYESQEYIEQKLEEQEREEIFRLKKIKNKKEAEEAEAANDQSTDDREEHETAPPTA
- a CDS encoding DUF6276 family protein, which translates into the protein MSCPDCDAPLVSFVVPSELREYAPTTMETLAICTRCLTLHPPTASSTATEEASDFSRISNAFPTGEAAVPMALALGLLESLALNRSEIEHLIERVERAGADPLSFLGELDRQGSVDPEWDIDRRRHQLEQFLGG